The following coding sequences lie in one Verrucomicrobiota bacterium genomic window:
- a CDS encoding MFS transporter, whose product MNPDGAPTKPFTLTEWLILTVAAIGFLFDTYELLLLPLIAAPAIAEILQVPANNPLVTDWVGRLLWIAALCGGVFGLIGGWLTDRIGRKTMLAVSIAIYSLSPVAAAFTTTLGWFVFFRCATFVGVCLEFVAAITWLAELFPDKGRREKVLGWTQAFASVGGIFVTVVNGWILKHAATLPALPLPQPFDAHADWRYTLMTGLLPAIPIALLLPFVPESRVWQEKRRAGTLRRSSFAELFSPELRRTTLVTAALSACAYGIAFGALQLTPTRIMPGIADLAEPQKILRPLQAEAAQLNKQFDDLKPRFEQACAEVAGLRELSGQRGKARRELRATGRALQTPDISEAQKAALQTTLAGLTNQIAALDGELDKLTASAPEAKKAVLEREKILGQLGANREKQAGPDNIVKTRGKDVQLWQEIGGLLGRIALAALLALAISKGMLLRLFQVPGLIVLPLTYYWLFRDQPALFHWGVAICGFLTVAQFSYFGEYLPKVFPLHLRGTGGSFATNVGGRMLGTSAAFVTTNLVAPMLGGRSPAHVATAAAIVGTSMFLIGLGLSFLLPEPKAEKSSE is encoded by the coding sequence ATGAATCCCGATGGCGCCCCGACCAAACCGTTTACCCTCACCGAATGGCTCATCCTCACCGTCGCAGCCATTGGTTTTCTGTTCGACACCTACGAACTGCTGCTCCTGCCGCTGATCGCCGCGCCAGCCATCGCGGAGATTCTCCAGGTGCCGGCCAACAATCCGCTCGTCACGGATTGGGTGGGCCGCCTGCTCTGGATCGCGGCGCTGTGCGGGGGCGTGTTCGGCTTGATCGGCGGGTGGCTCACGGACCGGATCGGACGCAAGACCATGCTGGCCGTGAGCATTGCGATTTACTCGTTGTCGCCGGTGGCTGCGGCCTTCACCACGACGCTGGGCTGGTTTGTCTTCTTCCGCTGCGCGACGTTCGTCGGTGTGTGTCTGGAATTCGTGGCCGCAATTACGTGGCTGGCTGAATTATTTCCGGACAAGGGACGCAGGGAAAAGGTGCTCGGCTGGACGCAGGCGTTCGCGTCGGTGGGCGGAATCTTCGTCACGGTGGTCAATGGCTGGATTCTGAAACACGCGGCCACGCTGCCGGCTTTGCCGTTGCCGCAACCTTTCGACGCCCACGCGGACTGGCGCTACACGCTGATGACGGGTTTGCTGCCGGCGATTCCCATCGCGCTGCTGCTCCCGTTTGTGCCGGAGTCCCGGGTTTGGCAGGAGAAACGCCGCGCCGGGACGTTGCGGCGGTCCAGCTTCGCCGAGCTTTTCTCACCGGAACTGCGGCGCACGACGCTCGTCACAGCGGCCCTCTCCGCCTGTGCTTACGGGATCGCGTTTGGAGCGCTGCAACTCACGCCGACGCGGATCATGCCCGGCATCGCCGATCTGGCGGAGCCACAGAAAATTCTTCGCCCGCTCCAGGCGGAAGCCGCGCAATTGAACAAACAATTCGACGATCTCAAGCCTCGCTTCGAGCAGGCCTGCGCGGAAGTGGCTGGGCTTCGAGAGCTTTCCGGCCAGCGCGGCAAAGCCCGCCGCGAACTGCGAGCCACCGGCCGGGCGCTCCAGACGCCGGACATTTCCGAGGCCCAAAAGGCCGCGCTGCAAACCACGCTCGCCGGCCTCACGAACCAAATCGCCGCGCTGGACGGGGAACTGGACAAGCTCACGGCTTCCGCTCCCGAAGCCAAGAAAGCCGTGCTGGAGCGCGAAAAGATTCTCGGACAATTGGGCGCGAACCGAGAGAAACAGGCGGGGCCCGACAACATCGTGAAGACGCGCGGCAAAGACGTCCAGCTCTGGCAGGAGATCGGCGGATTGCTGGGACGAATCGCGTTGGCCGCGCTCCTCGCGCTGGCCATCAGCAAAGGAATGTTGCTGCGCCTCTTTCAAGTTCCTGGACTGATCGTGCTGCCGCTAACTTATTACTGGCTGTTCCGCGATCAGCCCGCGCTCTTTCATTGGGGCGTGGCCATCTGCGGATTCCTGACCGTGGCGCAGTTCAGTTATTTTGGCGAATACCTGCCGAAGGTGTTTCCGCTCCACTTGCGCGGCACCGGCGGCAGCTTTGCCACCAATGTGGGCGGACGGATGCTCGGCACCTCGGCCGCGTTCGTGACCACGAATCTCGTCGCGCCGATGCTGGGCGGGCGATCGCCCGCGCACGTGGCCACGGCCGCGGCCATCGTGGGCACGAGCATGTTTTTGATCGGCCTGGGGTTGAGTTTTCTGCTTCCGGAACCGAAAGCAGAGAAATCGTCCGAGTAA